The following are from one region of the Pocillopora verrucosa isolate sample1 chromosome 3, ASM3666991v2, whole genome shotgun sequence genome:
- the LOC131780301 gene encoding LOW QUALITY PROTEIN: ATP-binding cassette sub-family C member 4 (The sequence of the model RefSeq protein was modified relative to this genomic sequence to represent the inferred CDS: substituted 1 base at 1 genomic stop codon), producing MTMLTLQVLRSLSFSLLPLCLWLLLKVLNDVPELNMKLAFSYVALLGAMSVVQAGTTQHYDYLTELWGLKLKVALIGLVYKKVVSLDRYSLINTASGNTINLVSNDAQKIEKSLNQMGMVLSAPIELAISILILWYLVGLEALTGAGMFFCLVAFQVLLAKKAASLSEKAASFTDERLMVMNEIISGIRAVKMYAWEWNFRDLVHDLRRKEMSVIRLKGVIVAILVVLYFTTLPIASLISVVTLAFTETQLSTFTVFTLLLGLTTIRATFCYNLSMCMQMVADAVAALNRIQKFLEEQISNYVAKPEGSRENDDRLLTKLRVKENGLVNPIFSVKESDNHPRGTQHQNNGELSTDHINFEDEHPESSKSNVFVKLTNYKRRKNSSGKPHQASIQNSPAISTPTVPLDDTPYLPQDRPVWLATHGSIEEHQGNATHFKKLCLSITNVSCSWNQKDLPTTLTGITLDIISSKILAIIGEVGSGKSTLLRAVLGELPLHEGKISYQGKIAYAPQVPWVFSGTIRENILFGLPFDEQKFQHVVDICGLTKDFTDLVHGDLTEIGERGATLSGGQKARVGLARAVYSDADIYLLDDPLSAVDTKVGKKLFEGCICNHLSGSIRLLVTHQLQHLKGLDHIAVMKNGSIINEGTXSTRFSVLSCFTELRQDGIFSDLKELFKHHVHEQRQKSSLSHFQFSKEGHFTRMTSRRRSFVSPTVLKTTDDCPKISRSVTMFELRGKKPQRKLSTSNVLAKCKGNKETSILEFEGNQELSTVEERERFLLSKMEPVPSAPEQPVAGIKEGEENLMSGTVTWRLYCKYFKKGLPLPMILVLAVSLIAAQVSLIVPNWWLAKIAEMSNEKQKAVDTHVIYAILVAVSIIIMTASSLLFYYILLKASETLHNKMTIATIKAPVFFFDTNPAGRILNRFSRDIGCMDDVLPPRFLEAIKFSLFSLCTVLVPVATNYWLFLALLPIIAIFGYYARYQLKSSRGLKRIEAIKCSPVYSHITDTLNGLEIIHTSNMDDAFIEKFYRYQDENTQAFIMVISCTRWLSIRLDLMCSLFVTIVALTAILVVENPVLAGLALTYVLQSVDLTQYSVRLTSEVENLMTSVERVMSYAKIGSEPGYSIETRPPQSWPDKGSLKIKQLSLAYYEGGPCVLKDITFNTYEREKIGVVGRTGSGKSSLVSALFRMPEPSGKVFIDGVDLTSINLQEARRSMVVITQDPVLFVGTLRKNLDPFIEHTDAELWMALEEVQLKALVEDLPDQLQFKLKESGANFSVGERQLICLARALVQKSKIIVMDEATANVDFKTDRQIQQVIRHKFKDSTVLTIAHRLNTIMDYDKVLVLDGGRVVEFDEPEVLMRNGGTFAEMVKSQTQSRKTKN from the exons ATGACAATGTTAACTTTACAAGTTCTCAGGTCTCTGAGCTTTTCCCTGCTGCCATTATGTCTGTGGCTTTTGTTAAAAGTTTTAAACGATGTGCCAGAACTAAACATGAAGTTAGCGTTTTCCTACGTGGCACTCCTAGGTGCAATGAGTGTGGTACAAGCTGGCACAACACAACACTATGACTACCTTACAGAGCTGTGGGgactaaaattaaaagtggCGTTAATAGGACTTGTTTACAAGAAG GTTGTTTCATTGGATCGATACAGCCTAATAAATACAGCATCTGGAAACACCATAAATCTAGTTTCAAATGACGCACAGAAAATAGAGAAGTCTCTGAACCAAATGGGCATGGTGTTATCTGCTCCAATAGAGCTCGCGATCAGTATTCTGATCTTATGGTACCTGGTCGGTTTGGAAGCTCTCACTGGTGCTGGTATGTTTTTCTGTCTCGTGGCGTTTCAAGTTTTATTGGCGAAAAAAGCTGCCAGCCTAAGCGAGAAAGCAGCTTCTTTCACAGACGAGCGACTGATGGTAATGAATGAAATTATCTCTGGAATACGTGCAGTAAAGATGTATGCCTGGGAGTGGAATTTTAGAGATCTTGTTCATGACCTTCGcag AAAGGAGATGTCCGTTATACGCTTAAAAGGTGTCATAGTCGCCATCTTAGTCGTTTTGTACTTCACGACACTTCCGATCGCCTCTCTCATCTCGGTAGTAACATTGGCGTTTACGGAGACACAGTTATCTACATTTACGGTATTTACTCTGCTTTTGGGCTTAACAACAATCAGGGCAACATTTTGCTACAATTTGAGTATGTGTATGCAAATGGTCGCAGATGCAGTAGCAGCACTAAATAGAATTCAGAAGTTTCTTGAAGAACAGATATCCAACTATGTGGCTAAACCTGAAGGATCCCGAGAAAACGATGATCGGCTCTTGACAAAGCTAAGAGTGAAAGAAAATGGGTTGGTAAATCCTATCTTCTCTGTCAAGGAAAGTGATAATCACCCTAGGGGAACTCAACATCAAAATAATGGCGAACTCTCAACAGACCACATAAACTTTGAGGACGAGCACCCTGAGAGCTCGAAAAGTAATGTGTTCGTCAAGTTAACTAACTACAAGAGGCGGAAAAACTCCTCAGGTAAACCACATCAAGCAAGCATTCAAAACTCCCCAGCCATAAGTACTCCAACGGTCCCCTTGGATGACACACCTTACTTGCCCCAGGATAGACCGGTTTGGCTAGCTACTCATGGATCTATTGAAGAACATCAAGGAAATGCCACTCACTTTAAAAAGCTGTGCCTCTCAATCACTAATGTTTCTTGCTCTTGGAACCAAAAGGATCTTCCCACTACCTTAACTGGCATTACTTTAGACATCATAAGTAGCAAAATCCTCGCTATAATAGGTGAAGTTGGAAGTGGAAAGTCAACCCTGTTACGAGCCGTCCTTGGAGAACTACCTCTTCACGAGGGAAAGATTTCTTATCAAGGCAAGATAGCCTATGCTCCTCAAGTACCTTGGGTATTCTCTGGAACCATAAGAGAGAACATTTTGTTTGGGCTTCCATTTGACGAGCAGAAGTTTCAACATGTTGTAGATATATGCGGTTTGACCAAAGATTTTACGGATCTCGTCCATGGCGATCTCACAGAGATCGGAGAGCGAGGAGCAACCCTCAGTGGTGGTCAGAAAGCGCGGGTGGGATTAGCACGAGCAGTTTATTCAGATGCCGATATTTACTTACTTGATGATCCATTAAGTGCAGTGGATACTAAAGTAGGAAAGAAACTGTTCGAGGGCTGTATTTGTAATCATTTGTCTGGCAGCATACGTTTATTAGTCACTCACCAGCTGCAACATTTGAAAGGTCTGGATCACATCGCTGTAATGAAGAATGGCTCAATCATCAATGAGGGaacatga tccacGCGTTTTTCCGTCTTGTCATGCTTCACGGAACTTAGACAAGACGGGATATTTTCTGATCTCAAGGAATTGTTCAAGCACCATGTGCATGAACAGAGACAGAAAAGCTCGCTGAGTCACTTCCAATTTAGCAAGGAAGGACATTTCACGAGGATGACGAGCCGACGTCGATCATTCGTTTCACCTACTGTCTTGAAAACTACAGATGACTGCCCAAAGATTTCAAGAAGTGTAACTATGTTTGAGTTAAGAGGTAAAAAGCCCCAAAGAAAGTTGTCCACCTCAAATGTTCTCGCAAAATGCAAAggtaacaaagaaacaagcatCTTGGAATTTGAAGGTAATCAAGAGTTGTCTACAGTGGAGGAGAGAGAGCGTTTTCTCCTTTCAAAAATGGAACCAGTGCCCAGTGCTCCGGAACAACCCGTTGCTGGTATAAAAGAAGGCGAAGAAAATTTGATGTCTGGCACTGTCACCTGGCGACtttattgtaaatatttcaagaagGGTCTACCACTACCCATGATCTTGGTTCTTGCAGTTTCCTTGATAGCAGCACAAG TTTCCCTAATAGTTCCAAACTGGTGGTTGGCTAAAATTGCTGAGATGTCAAATGAAAAGCAGAAAGCCGTGGACACCCATGTTATTTACGCCATTCTGGTTGCTGTGTCAATCATTATCATGACAGCATCGTCTTTATTGTTTTACTACATTCTCCTAAAAGCGTCCGAAACCCTGCACAACAAAATGACCATAGCGACAATCAAGGCTCCTGTGTTCTTTTTCGACACAAACCCAGCTGGTCGTATCCTCAATCGATTCTCCAGAGATATTGGCTGCATGGACGACGTTTTACCGCCTCGGTTCTTGGAAGCCAtcaaattttccttattctcgCTATGTACTGTTTTGGTTCCTGTAGCAACAAACTACTGGCTTTTCTTGGCCCTACTTCCAATCATTGCGATATTTGGCTATTATGCGCGTTATCAATTGAAGTCTTCACGAGGACTGAAAAGGATCGAGGCAATCAAGTGCAGCCCTGTATACTCACATATCACAGACACCCTAAATGGACTTGAAATAATTCACACTTCAAATATGGACGACGCCTTTATAGAAAAGTTCTACAG GTATCAGGACGAGAACACACAAGCTTTCATTATGGTGATATCATGCACCCGCTGGTTGAGTATTCGCTTGGATCTGATGTGCAGTTTGTTTGTCACGATTGTCGCATTAACTGCTATTTTGGTCGTAGAAAATCCTG TACTGGCTGGACTCGCTTTAACGTACGTACTGCAATCTGTGGATCTCACACAATATTCTGTACGCCTGACCTCAGAAGTAGAAAATCTGATGACATCAGTTGAGCGAGTGATGTCATATGCAAAGATTGGCTCTGAGCCCGGTTACAGCATTGAAACCCGCCCCCCTCAGTCATGGCCCGACAAAGGAAGCCTGAAAATAAAGCAACTTTCTTTAGCTTACTATGAAGGCGGACCTTGTGTATTAAAGGACATCACCTTTAACACCTATGAGAGAGAAAAGATTGGAGTTGTGGGTCGAACTGGCTCTGGAAAGTCATCTCTGGTGTCTGCTTTGTTCCGTATGCCAGAACCTTCAGGGAAG GTGTTCATCGATGGTGTTGACCTTACATCTATCAATCTACAGGAGGCTCGGAGGTCCATGGTCGTTATAACGCAAGATCCAGTGCTCTTTGTTGGAACATTGAGAAAGAACTTGGATCCATTCATAGAGCACACAGATGCAGAGCTCTGGATGGCGTTGGAAGAAGTGCAGTTGAAGGCTCTTGTAGAGGATCTTCCAGATCAGCTCCAATTCAAACTGAAAGAATCCGGAGCAAACTTCAGCGTTGGTGAGAGGCAGCTGATCTGTTTGGCTCGAGCTCTGGTCCAGAAGAGCAAGATCATCGTCATGGATGAAGCCACTGCTAATGTGGATTTCAAGACTGACCGTCAGATCCAGCAGGTTATTCGTCACAAGTTTAAAGACTCCACGGTGCTTACCATTGCTCATCGTCTCAACACCATCATGGACTATGACAAGGTTCTGGTTCTCGATGGTGGACGAGTAGTGGAGTTTGACGAACCCGAAGTGTTGATGAGAAACGGTGGAACATTCGCTGAAATGGTAAAGAGCCAGACCCAGAGCAGGAAAACTAAAAACTGA